In Natronospira bacteriovora, a single window of DNA contains:
- the zapD gene encoding cell division protein ZapD yields the protein MTGRTSSSRVIYEQPLTEQVRSFLRLEHLFRRARHAVSRQSSWDSLCGAETVLELLALLSRGDIRREVLKEADRIARALKDYSNHEGVDENRLSGVLDRLRSMREHLGAGTVSPDRPLRENDFLAMIQQRRSIPGGSCGFDLPRLHAWLEQPADVRKPDLEAWLEQLAPLENGINELLKLIRGSASENSHVAVRGFFRHTPPSEPPCRLIRVTVADYGIFPEISGNRHRFTIRFLAIGDLAGQARPLSEDVSFGLSLCQL from the coding sequence ATGACAGGCCGCACCTCTTCCAGCCGTGTAATCTATGAACAGCCGCTCACCGAGCAGGTGCGCAGTTTTCTGCGCCTGGAGCATCTGTTTCGCCGTGCCCGGCACGCCGTGTCACGACAGTCGTCCTGGGACAGCCTCTGTGGCGCCGAAACCGTGCTTGAACTCCTGGCCCTGCTGAGCCGGGGTGACATTCGCCGCGAGGTGCTCAAGGAAGCCGATCGAATCGCCCGTGCACTCAAGGATTACAGCAACCACGAAGGTGTGGATGAAAATCGCCTCAGTGGTGTTCTCGACCGCTTGCGCAGCATGCGCGAACACTTGGGTGCCGGTACCGTTTCTCCCGACCGCCCCCTGCGGGAAAACGATTTTCTCGCAATGATCCAGCAACGACGTTCCATCCCGGGTGGCAGCTGCGGCTTCGACCTGCCGCGACTGCATGCCTGGCTGGAACAACCCGCCGATGTACGCAAACCGGATCTGGAGGCCTGGCTGGAGCAACTGGCACCATTGGAGAACGGCATCAATGAACTGCTGAAGCTGATTCGTGGCAGCGCCTCGGAGAACAGCCACGTTGCCGTACGCGGCTTTTTTCGCCACACCCCGCCGAGCGAGCCGCCCTGCCGCCTGATTCGCGTCACCGTGGCCGACTACGGCATCTTTCCAGAGATCAGCGGCAACCGGCACCGTTTCACCATTCGCTTTCTGGCCATCGGCGACCTGGCCGGTCAGGCCCGTCCCCTGAGCGAAGACGTCTCGTTCGGTCTTTCCCTCTGTCAACTGTAA
- a CDS encoding DNA gyrase inhibitor YacG — MPERPAPEVNCPHCGKKTPFSPDNRWRPFCSERCRMVDLGEWFNEEKRIPEDSPDWPGDES, encoded by the coding sequence ATGCCTGAACGCCCCGCTCCCGAAGTCAATTGCCCCCATTGCGGGAAGAAGACCCCTTTCAGTCCCGACAATCGCTGGCGCCCCTTCTGCAGCGAACGCTGCCGCATGGTGGACCTGGGGGAATGGTTCAACGAGGAAAAGCGGATTCCGGAAGATTCGCCGGATTGGCCGGGGGACGAGTCTTAA
- the coaE gene encoding dephospho-CoA kinase (Dephospho-CoA kinase (CoaE) performs the final step in coenzyme A biosynthesis.), whose product MREKPRKAPFKVALTGGAGSGKSAVAARLREKGVTVIDTDQLARTVVAPGSEGLEAVVGAFGSDVLDDDGQLDRRRLRERILGDASSRRQLEAILHPRIMAALASAMEAADGAYVVAEIPLLVESGHAGSFDHVVTVEAPMATRLKRMMARDGVTEPAARALIDAQASTEQRCAIADSVIENDGTLAALNEQVDALHHRLVQLGAPTA is encoded by the coding sequence ATGCGTGAGAAGCCGCGAAAAGCCCCATTCAAGGTTGCCCTGACCGGAGGTGCCGGCAGCGGCAAGTCCGCCGTGGCAGCCCGCCTGCGGGAAAAAGGGGTGACCGTGATCGACACGGATCAGCTGGCGCGGACGGTGGTGGCACCCGGCAGTGAGGGCCTGGAAGCGGTGGTTGGCGCTTTTGGCAGCGATGTACTGGATGACGACGGCCAGCTGGATCGCCGACGCCTGCGGGAACGGATTCTGGGGGATGCCAGCAGCCGGCGGCAGCTCGAAGCCATCCTTCACCCCCGTATCATGGCGGCCCTGGCCTCGGCCATGGAAGCGGCTGATGGGGCCTATGTGGTCGCTGAGATTCCGCTGCTGGTGGAATCCGGACACGCCGGAAGCTTCGACCACGTAGTCACCGTTGAAGCGCCCATGGCGACGCGGCTGAAACGCATGATGGCCCGGGACGGTGTCACTGAACCGGCTGCCCGTGCCCTGATCGACGCCCAGGCCAGCACGGAGCAACGGTGCGCCATTGCTGACAGCGTGATCGAGAACGACGGCACTCTTGCAGCACTGAACGAGCAGGTGGATGCCCTCCACCACCGGCTCGTGCAGCTCGGCGCCCCAACCGCCTGA
- a CDS encoding Nudix family hydrolase — protein MSDPRRLHIVAAVLTRQDGRILAATRPPGRSMAGRWEFPGGKLEPGESRWAGLCRELQEELAVTVRDGRPLIRLQHDYDRGPRVDLDVWRVTAWDGTLEAREGQRFDWFQPEALTRLDFLDANTPIVAAARLPDRYLVTPNVPPGPEWTDRLLRAVGQGSTLIQLRGPVVRDPRHRSLLREMLPRLQAAGARVLVNGDADLAREIAADGVHLPWRRASGLQGRPVPRPSLFGVSCHNGEELRHAEALGADFVTLGHVRATPSHPDTAPLGQDRFLALAAATRLPVYAIGGMTIHDLPELHRHSIQGIAAIRSLWPTPD, from the coding sequence ATGTCTGACCCCCGTCGCCTGCATATCGTCGCGGCCGTCCTGACCCGTCAGGATGGCCGCATTCTTGCCGCCACCCGCCCACCGGGCCGCAGCATGGCCGGTCGCTGGGAGTTCCCGGGCGGCAAGCTGGAACCGGGCGAATCCCGCTGGGCCGGATTGTGCCGTGAACTCCAGGAAGAACTGGCCGTGACCGTGCGCGACGGCCGCCCCCTGATTCGCCTGCAGCATGACTACGACCGGGGACCCCGGGTGGATCTGGACGTGTGGCGAGTGACGGCCTGGGACGGGACGCTCGAGGCCCGCGAGGGGCAGCGCTTCGACTGGTTCCAGCCGGAAGCGTTGACAAGGCTGGATTTCCTGGATGCCAATACCCCCATTGTGGCCGCGGCCCGCCTGCCGGACCGCTATCTGGTGACGCCCAATGTGCCTCCCGGCCCCGAATGGACTGACCGGCTCCTGAGGGCGGTCGGGCAGGGCAGTACCCTTATTCAGTTGCGCGGCCCGGTGGTGCGGGACCCGCGGCATCGCTCATTGCTCCGGGAAATGCTTCCCCGCCTGCAGGCCGCCGGTGCCCGGGTTCTGGTCAATGGTGACGCCGATCTGGCTCGGGAAATCGCCGCGGACGGCGTTCACCTACCCTGGCGGCGTGCCAGCGGCCTTCAGGGGCGCCCTGTGCCGCGTCCCAGCTTGTTTGGGGTGTCCTGCCACAATGGGGAGGAATTGCGCCATGCAGAGGCGCTGGGGGCCGATTTCGTGACCCTCGGTCATGTCCGCGCCACGCCCAGCCACCCGGACACCGCGCCACTCGGCCAGGATCGCTTCCTGGCACTGGCCGCCGCCACCCGATTACCCGTCTACGCCATCGGCGGCATGACGATCCACGACCTCCCCGAACTGCATCGACACAGTATTCAGGGAATCGCTGCCATCCGCAGCCTCTGGCCAACCCCCGATTAA